The window TGGCGAGCGGCACGCGCAAGGTCAGCTGGCTGCCAGGATGGACCAGCGTGAAAAGAAGCATGTCCTGCAGCACGCCCTGGCCCTGGCTGAGATTGTGGACCACGACCACGCCGTCGAACGGCGCGCGGATCACGCGGCCACGGGCGCGCTCCTTCTCGGCCTCGACGTCGTTCTGGGCGGCATCGCGGCGTCCTTGCGCGGCGGCCAGGCCCTCGCGGGCGCGGCGGGCATCGGCACGTGCGCTTTCCATCTCGTTGGTGGAGGGCACGCGATGGTCGGACTCGCGCCAGACCCGTTCGAAGCGGGCGAGGCGTGTCGAGGTCTCCGAGACGGAGACCTCGGCGGCTTCGACATCGGCCTGTGCCGAGGCGAGGCGCGCCTCGTGGGCGGCGAGCGTCTCGTCCCCGCCGGGGGCCTCGATGCGGGCAAGGACCTGTCCGTACTTTACCGTATCGCCGGATTTCACCGGCAGATCGGCAAGGCGTCCGTCGAGGCGCGCGCGGATCGCCAGTTCCTCGGCGCCGTGGACCATGCCGGCTTCGGAGAGGCGCGGCACGAAGTCGCCGCTCGTGATGCTGGCGACGTAGTAGGGATCATCGTTGCCCGCGACGAAGCGCACGAAGAGCGTCGCAATCGCGATGATGGCAAGGACAAGGACGACAAAGCTGATGAGCTGGCGGCGGCCCCGGCGGGGCGCTGCGCCCAGGAACGTGTCGAGCGAGCTGTCCGTGCTCTGGGTGCCGGGCGTTTCGGGATTACTCACAGACCAGCACCTCCGGGCCGTCGGCGGGCGGGGACGGGGGATCGAGATCGGCCTCGGACCACCCTAAGCCTTGAGCATCCCAGCTGCCGATGGTCGCCTGTGCGCGGGCCGAGCGCGCGGAGATGCGCGCGTCGCCCAGTTTGCGCATGGCGTTCTCGGCGACATAGAGCGTGGCCATCGTGCCCGTGCCGGAGCGATAGGCCAGGCGCGCGTCCTCGACCGTGTCGCGGGCCCGGCTCATGGCCGCGTCCAGCTTGCTCTGCCGCTCGGCCGAGAGCGCCATGCGGTCGCGGCTGGTGGCCAGTTCGTCGAGCGCGGCGTCGCGCGCCTCGCGCCACTGGCGGACCACGGCGCGTGCAGGTGTCGCGGTGTCGGTTTCAGACGGCGCGGCAGGGGCCTTGAGATCGGCCAGCGCGGCGGCAAGGTCCTCGTCGCTCACCTTGCTTTCGATCAGGTGCGCGATGAGGCGGCGTTCGAGCGCGAGGAGGTCTGCGCGCCGGGCAATGTCCTCAGCTGTGCTCTCTTCGGGCGGGAGCGCGCCGATGTCGGGCACCTGTCCGGTTTCGCCGAGTTTGGCTTCCAGTGCCGCGTCGCTGAGGCCGACCAGCTGCGCGAGCGCATGGCGGCTGTCCTCGTAGCGGCTCTGGAGCGTGCCGATATCATCGTTGCTGGCCGCCAGCGCGGTCCCGGCAAGGCCCGTGTCGACGCCCGAGACGAGGCCCGCTTCCTCGCGGAAGGCGGCGATCTCGGCGTTGTCGCGGGTGGTGGCAAGGGCGCTATGGCGCGCCTCCAGCATCTCCTGCAGCTCACGCGTTGCGATGTAGCTGCGCGCGATCCGTGCGGCGAGGTCGGCGCGCCTGTCGGCGTAGGTGAAGGCGCGTGCGGCTTCCTGAGCGGCGTCGACATCGGTGCCGCGCGTGTCGAACAGGCGGCCGATGCGCGTGTCGATGCGCCGTGCGTGCGAGCGGGCGCGTTCGTTGGCGCGGCGCAGCGAGAGCGCCTGGCAGGTGAGGTCGCGGTTCTGCGCAAGGCCCGTCTCGACCAGTTCGGCAAGCAGCGGATCGCCCGCGCTGCGCCACCAGTAGGGCTCCGTCGGTGCGCGCGCGGCCGCGGGAATCGGGGCCAGCGTGGAGGCGGGCGTGGTGCGCTCGGTCGTGCCCGCGCAGGCGGACAGGGCCAGTGCGCAGGTCAGCGCAAGAGCAGCAGGAGCAAAGGACGGGCGCGGGGAGGGGGACTTGCAGGCGTAGGACACGATGCTGCGATAGCGAAATTGCTTTCCAAGGCAATCGCCCTTGCGGAAAAACCCCGCGATGCGCGAGGCCTGTTCGACCGACCGTGCCGGGCGTGCGGCCCGATTGCCGTGTATCAAGGTGAATGTCCCCCGAGAGCTTGCGCGAAAACCTCGGAACCCAGCGGTTCCGGCTCTTGGAGTTAGACACATGGAGACCGCAAATGGTTCCGTCGACTGGTCAAAAATGCACGAAGCGAGGTGCTTGCAGGCGCGCTCGGGGGCAGGCACACAGGGACGATCATGAAACAGGCAAGCGACATTCTGACTTTTGCAACCGCCGGGTGCGGTCTTGTCGAGATCACGCGCGAGGTGGCGGACTGGGCGCGCGGCGCGCAGGTGGAGCAGGGGTTGCTCACGCTGCTGTGCCGCCACACTTCGGCCTCGCTGCTGATTCAGGAAAACGCGGCGCCCGAAGTGCGCCCGGACATTGTCGACTGGCTGGATCGCCTCGCGCCCGAAGGTCCCCACTACCGCCATGACGACGAGGGGCCCGACGATATGCCCGCGCACTTGCGCGCCATTCTGACCGGTGTGAACCTGCAGATCCCGATCATAGACGGGCGCCTTGCGCTGGGCACCTGGCAGGGCATCTATCTCGCCGAGCACCGCCGCCGCCCACACCACCGGCAAGTCGCGGTTCATCTGATCGGGGCATAACAGGGTACGAAGGAGCAAGCGTGGCAGGCACCGAGGCACAGGACAGCGCGCAGGATGGGGGCAGGGTGATCCTGCGCCACCGCCTCTCCACGCGGCTGTGGCACGGGGTGAATGCGCTGACCCTGCTCGTGCTCCTGATGAGCGGCCTGATGATCTTCAATGCGCACCCGCGCCTCTACTGGGGCGAATATGGCGCGAACTACGACGCGCCCTGGTTCAAGGTCTCCTCGGCGCGGATTGGCGCGCGCGAGTTCGGTTTCGTGCAGATCGCCAATTCCCGCGTCGAGACAACCGGCGTGCTGGGATTGTGGGAGGATCAGGACGGACGCCTGCAACGCCGCGCCTTCCCCTACTGGATGACGTTGCCCTCGCGTTACAGCCTGGCGCTCGCGCGGATCTGGCACCTGGCCTTCGCCTGGGTGCTCGCGCTGGGGCTGCTGGGTTATCTTCTCTGGTCGCTGGTGAACGGCCATCTGAGGCGCGATCTTCATATCACGCGCCGCGAATGGCATCCGCGCTCGCTCTGGCAGGACGTGAAGGCCCATGCGCGGCTACGCTTTCCCAAGGGAGAGGCGGCGCGGCATTATTCGGTCCTCCAGAAGCTCGCCTATGCCGGTGTGCTTTTCATCCTGCTGCCGGGCATGATCGCAACGGGGCTTGCCATGTCGCCGGGCACGGACGCCTGGGCGCCGCTGCTGACCCAGGCTGTAGGCGGGCGACAGACGGCGCGCTCGCTGCACTTCCTCTTCGCCTTTGGTCTGGTCCTCTTCTTTGGTGTTCATATGGCGATGGTGGTGCTGGCAGGCCCCCTCAAGCATTTGCGGGCCATCGTGACTGGACGGATGCAAATCGAGGAGGACGCGTCGTGAGCCGGATCCTGCGCCCCCGTGGCGGTCTAGCCCTCTCGCGCCGAGGGCTCCTTCGTGGCGGCGCCGTGGCGGCAGGCGGCCTTGCCCTGTCCGGGTGCGATGACCTGTGGCGCGCGGACGCGGCCAAGGATGTCCTCACCCGCGCCGAGGACCTGCATCGCTGGAGCCAGCGTGCGCTGGGCGGCGAGGCGCTGGCGCGCGAGTACACCCGGGCCGACCTTTCCCCGCGCTTTCGCGCCAACGGCAGCCAGGGCGTGGCCGATCCCGCCTACCGCCGCCAGCTGGGCGAGGGTTTCGCGGGCTGGACGTTGCGCGTCGAGGGGCTCGTGGCCCGCCCGCTCGATCTCTCGCTCGCCGCGCTCAAGGACCTGCCCCAGCGCAGCCAGATCACCCGGCACGACTGTGTCGAGGGGTGGAGCGCAATCGGCCAGTGGCAGGGGCCCCAGCTTGGCGGGCTGCTTCGGCTTGCCGGGGTGTCCGAGACGGCGCGCTACATCGTCTTCCACTGCGCGGACCTCTATCACGGGCGGCCCTATTACGAATCGATCGATCTGGCCGATGCCTTCCATCCCCAGACGATCCTGGCCTGGCAGATGAACGGCGCCCCGCTTGAAGAGGTGCACGGGGCGCCCTTGCGCCTGCGGGTCGAGCGCCAGCTGGGTTACAAGCACGCCAAGTTCGTCACCCGGATCGTCGCGGTGGACAGCCTCCAGGACATCTACGGGGGCAAGGGCGGGTACTGGGAGGATGTGGGCGACTACGCCTGGTACGCGGGAATTTGAGGCGAACGCGCTGCCGGACGGCGGATCGGCGCGACGGAAAATTCGGTTTGCCGGCCCTGTACTTGGGGAATCGTGCGCGGGATCGTCTTGAAACCTTCGTAAACTTTCGAATGGCGCGCAAATAGCGGCCTTTCGCTCCTGAACGGTTGCGCAAGCGGGGATGTCCTTGCACATTCAGAGGGTTCTCGCGCGATATCCGGCGGGGGTGCGCAGGCGCGTGGGCGCTGCGCACAGGGGGTTGCAGACTGGAGACTAGCACGAATGAATTCGTTGACCGTTCTGGCCGCGGCAGGGCAGGCGCCCGGTGAGCCGAGCCTGATCGACCGCATCACCAACATCTCGGATTTCATCTGGGGGGGGACCTGGAACGGGGAGGAAGTGCTCCCGTTCCCGCCCATGGTGATCGTGCTGCTGGGCATCGGCCTCTACATGATGATCGGCCTGCGCTTCTATCCGCTGCGCAAGCTGGGCAGCGCCTTTGCCGGGCTCTTTGCCAAGAGCCAGAAGGGCGAAACCGGCGAGATCAGCCCGTTTGCCGCGCTGTCCACTGCGCTTTCGGGCCAGGTCGGCACGGGCAACATGGCCGGTGTCGCCACCGCGCTCGCACTGGGTGGCCCCGGCGCGATCTTCTGGATGTGGGTGACCGCGCTCATCGGCATGGCGCTGGCCTTTGCCGAAGGCTCGCTTGCCATCCGCTACCGTGAACGGGGCCCCGATGGCAGCTGGCGCGGCGGTCCGATGACCTACATCGTGCGCGGCCTCGGGCCGGGCTGGACCTGGCTGGCGGTGATCTTCTGTATCGGGGCGCTGTGCTCGACCATCATCACCGGCAACGTGATCCAGTCGAACGCGCTGGCCGATTCGATGAACGAGCTGTTCGGCATCGAGGAGTGGCTGGGCGGCCTGATCGCGGCGGTGCTGGTCTTCGTGGTCATCGTCGGCGGCATCAAGTCGATTGGTGCGGTGGCCGAAAAGGTCGTGCCGTTCATGGGCCTTGCCTACTTCGTGATGGCGCTGATCGCGCTCATTCTCGATGCGCAGGACATTCCCGAATCCTTCGCCCGCATTTTCCAGGGGGCCTTTTCTCCGCAGTCGGCCATGGGCGGCTTTGCGGGCGCTGGCGTCCTGATCGCGCTGCGCGCAGGCGTCGCGCGCGGCCTCTTCTCGAACGAGGCCGGGCAGGGCACCACCCCGATGGCGCACGCCGTCGCGCAGACCCGCGACCCGGAAGTCCAGGGCCGCATGGCGATGATGGGCACCTTCCTCGACACCATCGTGATCTGCACCATGACTGCGCTGGTGATCCTGACCGTGGAGGGCGATTTCACCGCTGGCGGACAGGCCGTGGCGCACGCCTGGCAGTCGGATCTCACCGGCTTTGCAATGACCTCGGGCGCCTTCGCGGCCGCGTTCCCGACCCTCATCGCCGGTGTCCCGCTGGGTTCGGTCGTGGCTTCGATCGCGCTGATCATGTTCGTGTTCTCGACCATGCTGACCTTCAGCTATTACGGCGAGCGCACGATCAC is drawn from Novosphingobium decolorationis and contains these coding sequences:
- a CDS encoding alanine/glycine:cation symporter family protein, with the translated sequence MNSLTVLAAAGQAPGEPSLIDRITNISDFIWGGTWNGEEVLPFPPMVIVLLGIGLYMMIGLRFYPLRKLGSAFAGLFAKSQKGETGEISPFAALSTALSGQVGTGNMAGVATALALGGPGAIFWMWVTALIGMALAFAEGSLAIRYRERGPDGSWRGGPMTYIVRGLGPGWTWLAVIFCIGALCSTIITGNVIQSNALADSMNELFGIEEWLGGLIAAVLVFVVIVGGIKSIGAVAEKVVPFMGLAYFVMALIALILDAQDIPESFARIFQGAFSPQSAMGGFAGAGVLIALRAGVARGLFSNEAGQGTTPMAHAVAQTRDPEVQGRMAMMGTFLDTIVICTMTALVILTVEGDFTAGGQAVAHAWQSDLTGFAMTSGAFAAAFPTLIAGVPLGSVVASIALIMFVFSTMLTFSYYGERTITFLYDLVPGSSARGEKILHMLWRVIYCVGVVVGAAQPLELVWRMGDISNASMALPNLLALALLSGTVFRIAKGKEKPSGIDPS
- a CDS encoding secondary thiamine-phosphate synthase enzyme YjbQ, whose amino-acid sequence is MKQASDILTFATAGCGLVEITREVADWARGAQVEQGLLTLLCRHTSASLLIQENAAPEVRPDIVDWLDRLAPEGPHYRHDDEGPDDMPAHLRAILTGVNLQIPIIDGRLALGTWQGIYLAEHRRRPHHRQVAVHLIGA
- a CDS encoding efflux RND transporter periplasmic adaptor subunit; this encodes MSNPETPGTQSTDSSLDTFLGAAPRRGRRQLISFVVLVLAIIAIATLFVRFVAGNDDPYYVASITSGDFVPRLSEAGMVHGAEELAIRARLDGRLADLPVKSGDTVKYGQVLARIEAPGGDETLAAHEARLASAQADVEAAEVSVSETSTRLARFERVWRESDHRVPSTNEMESARADARRAREGLAAAQGRRDAAQNDVEAEKERARGRVIRAPFDGVVVVHNLSQGQGVLQDMLLFTLVHPGSQLTLRVPLASEAAMALEPGAEASVRLEAQPDVAHTAVLDRIEDASGQRVAHFRLTGATEGIEPGMAARVEVALAPRSNVLLVPDAALEFRPDSAGEAMDGRDSIYLVGEDGNPRRVFVTAGGSDGGRTEVFSSQLEAGEDVIIGWREAPQAPATTGN
- a CDS encoding cytochrome b/b6 domain-containing protein, with product MAGTEAQDSAQDGGRVILRHRLSTRLWHGVNALTLLVLLMSGLMIFNAHPRLYWGEYGANYDAPWFKVSSARIGAREFGFVQIANSRVETTGVLGLWEDQDGRLQRRAFPYWMTLPSRYSLALARIWHLAFAWVLALGLLGYLLWSLVNGHLRRDLHITRREWHPRSLWQDVKAHARLRFPKGEAARHYSVLQKLAYAGVLFILLPGMIATGLAMSPGTDAWAPLLTQAVGGRQTARSLHFLFAFGLVLFFGVHMAMVVLAGPLKHLRAIVTGRMQIEEDAS
- a CDS encoding TolC family protein, producing MIHGNRAARPARSVEQASRIAGFFRKGDCLGKQFRYRSIVSYACKSPSPRPSFAPAALALTCALALSACAGTTERTTPASTLAPIPAAARAPTEPYWWRSAGDPLLAELVETGLAQNRDLTCQALSLRRANERARSHARRIDTRIGRLFDTRGTDVDAAQEAARAFTYADRRADLAARIARSYIATRELQEMLEARHSALATTRDNAEIAAFREEAGLVSGVDTGLAGTALAASNDDIGTLQSRYEDSRHALAQLVGLSDAALEAKLGETGQVPDIGALPPEESTAEDIARRADLLALERRLIAHLIESKVSDEDLAAALADLKAPAAPSETDTATPARAVVRQWREARDAALDELATSRDRMALSAERQSKLDAAMSRARDTVEDARLAYRSGTGTMATLYVAENAMRKLGDARISARSARAQATIGSWDAQGLGWSEADLDPPSPPADGPEVLVCE
- a CDS encoding molybdopterin-dependent oxidoreductase, whose translation is MSRILRPRGGLALSRRGLLRGGAVAAGGLALSGCDDLWRADAAKDVLTRAEDLHRWSQRALGGEALAREYTRADLSPRFRANGSQGVADPAYRRQLGEGFAGWTLRVEGLVARPLDLSLAALKDLPQRSQITRHDCVEGWSAIGQWQGPQLGGLLRLAGVSETARYIVFHCADLYHGRPYYESIDLADAFHPQTILAWQMNGAPLEEVHGAPLRLRVERQLGYKHAKFVTRIVAVDSLQDIYGGKGGYWEDVGDYAWYAGI